GGGCGTTTGGGACGAGCGGTCAGGCGCGGTTAGGCGCGGGCAGGCTCGTCTTTGTCGTTGCCAGCGTTTTCGCCGGTGTCGCGGCCAGTATCGGCATCCGCTTCGGCGGCGGCGCGAAAGGCGCGGTCTTCCATGAACTGGTCAAACTCGGTCTTGTCCTTGGCTTCGCGCAGGCGCTGGAGGAAGGCTTCGAATTGGTCCTGTTCGTCCTCGAGACGGCGCAGGGTGTCTTCTTTGTAGGCGTCGAACGCGGTGTTGCCGGAGGAGCCATGCCGACGCATGTGGTGCGCGTGACCGGAATGACGGGCGTGGCGGCGGGATTTGCGGCAGGAACCGTTGAACATACGTTTGCTCCAGATCATGTAGAAGAGAAGGGCGAGGCCGACGGGCCAGAAGAAGACGAACCCGAGAACCATCGCGGCTATCCAGGCACCTTTCCCTTTGTCGTCGAGCCACGCCTCGGTTTTGGTAAACCAACCCTGATGGGCGGTTCCGGGGGCGTTTGTGGCTGCGGTTGTCATATCTCTCTCCGTTTTAGAATGTGAACTGTGAGGGCGTAATGTAAATGCCTTTCACATTGATAAGATTGGGGTTGGGGAGAGGTTTGACAAGGGTGTATGTAAATGTTTTTTACATTAATTTGAAAACTGATTTATAATCAGCGTATTAGCTGGTGGCTGTGTTGATCTGAGGTGGTGCGGTTATGTGGTGAAATCGGCCACGCTTGCCCCGGAAAGCTGTTCTAGATCGCCGGGCGCAACCGAAAACACATGCCGCGGCGTGCCGGCGGCGGCCCAGACGAGGGTGAACTCCATCAGGCGCGGATCAAGAAAGGC
This genomic window from Rhodobacteraceae bacterium D3-12 contains:
- a CDS encoding DUF2852 domain-containing protein; this encodes MTTAATNAPGTAHQGWFTKTEAWLDDKGKGAWIAAMVLGFVFFWPVGLALLFYMIWSKRMFNGSCRKSRRHARHSGHAHHMRRHGSSGNTAFDAYKEDTLRRLEDEQDQFEAFLQRLREAKDKTEFDQFMEDRAFRAAAEADADTGRDTGENAGNDKDEPARA